A stretch of DNA from Bradyrhizobium algeriense:
CGGGCCGTCAAAAATCTTCATGGCGTCGAACATCGCGATCGAGGTGAAGGAGTAGGCGGCGGGATTGATGATGAGGGCGTCCGCCGCGGTGCGCGCGGACTGGATGAGATCGACCAGCACGCCCTCGTAGTTCGATTGATGGAACGCCAGCTCTGCGCCGGCGAAAGCGGCAAACTCTTCACATGACGCCTTGATGGCGTCGAGCGTGGTCGAGCCGTAGATGTGCGGCTCGCGGATGCCGAGCATGTTCAGGTTCGGGCCATTGAGGATCATGATGCGCATGGAATGCCTTTCACGGGATAATGAAAGGGCAGTGTAGCTGATCGCGGCAACATGTCAGCCGTGAAGCATCTGCTCAACGCGGCGCTCTCACGGCGTCATTGCGAGCGAAGCGAAGCAATCCATAGTGCGGCAGGCGGAGAGATGGATTGCTTCGTCGCTTCGCTCCCTTGCGCAAACGCTTCGCGTTTGTCGCCGGCAATGACGGCGGATTGCGCCTACACCACCTTGCGCTGGCGCAATTCGGCGATCTCGTCCCTGGCAAATCCGAATTCCGCCAGCACCTCTTCGGTCTGCTCGCCGAACTCCGGCGGGCGCGCCGCCATGCTGCTTGGCGTGCGCGACAGCGTCACCGGCTGACCGACGAGCTGGATGTGGCGGTTCTCGTCGTTCGGCACGTGCTGGGCGATGCCGAGGTGCTTGACCTGGGCGTCGTCGAACATCTGGTCGATCGAATAGATTGGGCCGCAGGGCACGCCGGCCTCGTTCAATTCCCTGACCCAGGTTTCCGTCGATTTCTTCTCGGTGAGCTTGCCGATCACCTCGTTCAGCGCGTCGCGGTTCTTCGAGCGTGCAGGCGCGGTGGCGTAATCGGGGTTGGTGACTAGTTCGGGCGCGCCGATCGCCTGCGCGCAGCGTTCCCAGATCCGTCCGCCCGTGGTGGCGATGTTGATGTAGCCGTCGGAGGTCTTGAACACGCCGGTCGGGATCGAGGTCGGATGATTGTTGCCGGCCTGCTTGGCCACGTCCTTTTCCATCAGCCAGCGCGAGGCCTGGAAATCCAGCATGAAGATCTGCGCCTGCAACAGCGAGGTCTGCACCCACTGGCCTTCGCCGGAAACGTCGCGCTCCAGCAGCGCGGTGAGGATACCAAGCGCGCAGAACAGCCCGGCGGTAAGGTCGGCGACGGGGATGCCGACTCGCATCGGACCCTCACCGGGCGCACCGGTGATCGACATCAGCCCGCCCATGCCCTGCGCGATCTGATCGAAGCCCGGCCGCTTGTGGTAGGGGCCGTCCTGGCCGAAGCCGGAGATGCTGCCATAGACGATGCGCGGGTTGATCTGGCGCAGACTCTCATAGTCGATGCCGAGTTTTGCCTTCACGTCGGGACGAAAATTTTCGACCACGACATCGGCCTGTTCCGCGAGGCGCTTGAACACTTCGAGGCCCTTGGGGTCCTTCAGGTTCAGCGTCATGGCCCGCTTGTTGCGGTGCAAATTCTGGAAATCCGAGCCCTGGCGCGGGCCGCCCGGCTGCTCGCCGCTGCCGTCTTCCAGCAGCGCATCGATCTTGATGACGTTGGCGCCCCAGTCCGCCAGCTGCCGCACGCAGGTGGGCCCGGAGCGAACGCGGGTCAGATCGAGCACGGTGAAACGGGACAGGGCCTGCGAAGCGCGTGGGAAAGGCATTGAGAAACCTTTGTTTTTTGGATTTCGCGTGGGAACGAGCAGACCAGTCTGGCTTAACCAATCTGGCGCTGATTTCCAACTCCTTGTTCGACGCCCGGCGAGCGGCCGGCCATGCGGGCGGGGCGGGGCGCCATTTTGGGATCGGAAGCCCCCGCAAAACTACGGGGCTGCTACGGGAGGATTCTGCTTTTCGCTATAATTCACCGTCAAGCAGGTGCGCGACAAGTCTGGCTGGTAAACAAGCGTTAATGAGGCGATTCTAGCCTCCCGTGTGCGTTGCGATTCTCCGCAACCGAACGACCTGCTAACAGGCCTGATCGATGAAGAAGAACGATCTGCTTTCCGATGAGATCTGGGCCTTCCGGCCGTTCGAGCTTGGGACGAGCCCGGCCGCGCTTCCGCCAGAAAGCATGCACGACCCGATGTTTTGGGATGAAGGCGACCCTTACCCGCTGGCGGATGCCGCCGCCGCGAGCGTGGAAAGCCTCGAGGTCTATGCCGGCAAGCCGGTCGCGTCGATCGCGACGCTCGCCGACTACCTCGTCAACGGCTATTGGCAGTACGAGAATCGCATCGCCCATCACTGGGCTTCCAACACCATCACCTACAATATCAGTGGGCTCAATTCGGCGGAGCAGTTCCTCGCGCTATCGGCGCTGCAGGCGTGGTCCGAGGTAGCCAACATAACCTTCGTCCAGACCTCGGGCTCCGCGAACATCACGTTTACCCACAACGGCACGATGCAGGCCTATGCGACCGGCAGCTGGTATGGCTCGGGCGCAATCGCGTCGATGACCGTCAACATCAGCACCGACTGGGTCACCACCGACGGTGGCGCCAATGACGGCAAGACCGGCATCGATAGCTACGCCTACCAGACCTACATCCACGAAATCGGACATGCGCTCGGCCTCGGCCATCAGGGGCCGTACAATGGCAGCGCGTCGTATTCGACCAATGCGACCTATGCCAACGACACCTGGCAATATTCCATCATGTCGTATTTCTCGCAGCCCAATTATTCCGGGAGCTCATACCGCTACGTCGTGACGCCGCAGATGGCGGACATCTACGCCGTGGCTTCGATGTACGGCGCGGCGACCTCGACGCGAACCGGCGACACCGTCTACGGCTTCAACAGCAATGCCGGTGCGGTCTTCAATTTCAGCACCTACACCTCGGCTCCGGCGCTGACGATCTACGACAGCGGCGGCAACGACACGCTCGATTGCTCCGGCTATTCGGCGGCGCAGACCATCGACCTGCGCTCCGGCGCCTTTTCCTCGGTCGGCAGCCTCGTCAACAATATCGGGATCGCGCTCAACGCGGTCATCGAGAAAGCCATTGGCGGCAGCGGGAATGACACACTGATCGCGAACGGCTGGGGCTGTACGCTGTCGGGCGGCGGCGGCGCCGATACGCTGATCGGCGGCGCCGGAAACGACCAGCTCATCGGCGGCTCCGGCGTCGACACCCTGACCGGCAGCAGCAGCGGCGACACGTTCGTGTTCCTGGTGGGCGACAGCTCGGCCACGAGCGGCCAGCACGATCGCATCACCGATTTCGTATCCGGAGCGGATCGCATCGACCTCAGCGGGTTCGACGCGATCAGCAGCACCGGCAGCTACGATCAGTTCAAGTTCATCGCCACCGCCGCCTTCCACGGCGCGGCCGGCGAACTCAACTATTTTTACAGCAGTTCCACCGGCGTCACCACGCTGCAGGGCGATACCAACGGCGACGCGGTCGCCGATTTCGCGATCGATCTGACGGGAAACCTCGTGCTCACGGCTGACGATTTCCTTTGGGGTGTGATTTGGAAAATGGGTTCAGTTGCCGATTTCAACGGCGACGGCCGAAGCGATGTTCTCTTGCAAAACAATGATGGTACGGTGTCGGTGTGGGACAGCGGCCAGCCCAGCGGCTCCCATTCGATATCCGGTTCGGGCGCCGTCCCCAACAGCTCAAATATAGCAGGCGCGGCAGACTTCGATGGCAATGGCAAAGGCGACATATTGTGGCGTGACGATGACGGCACGGTCTTTGTTTGGGACGATGGCAACTCCAGCGCAGCACACGTAGTGTCAGCCCCGGGTGGTGTTCAAGCAACTTCGTCCATTGCAGGTACCGGCGATTTCGATGGAAATGGCCGCGACGATATTCTGTGGCGCGATGACAATGGTGCGGTATTCATCTGGGACAATGGCCAAGCCAGCAACACCCACACCGTTTCGAACGCCGGCGTAGTTCCGGCCAGCTGGCATATTACGGCTGTCGGCGACTTTGATGCCAACGGGCGTTCCGACATCCTATGGCAGAACGACAATGGCACGGTATCGGTCTGGGATAACGGCCAGGTCGCCGGCGCTCATTGGATTTCCAGTCCGAATGTGGTTGCAAGCAGTTGGCACATCATCGGCGCGGGTGATTTCGACGGCAATGGCCGTGACGATATTCTGTGGCGCAACGACAATGGTGCAGTGTCCATCTGGGACAACGGCCAGATTGCGACTGCCCAC
This window harbors:
- a CDS encoding type II 3-dehydroquinate dehydratase → MRIMILNGPNLNMLGIREPHIYGSTTLDAIKASCEEFAAFAGAELAFHQSNYEGVLVDLIQSARTAADALIINPAAYSFTSIAMFDAMKIFDGPIYEVHISNIHARDELHRHSKLSAAVKGVIAGLGPYGYIVAMQAALQAAGQLPASLPTAIRVGPK
- a CDS encoding CoA transferase is translated as MPFPRASQALSRFTVLDLTRVRSGPTCVRQLADWGANVIKIDALLEDGSGEQPGGPRQGSDFQNLHRNKRAMTLNLKDPKGLEVFKRLAEQADVVVENFRPDVKAKLGIDYESLRQINPRIVYGSISGFGQDGPYHKRPGFDQIAQGMGGLMSITGAPGEGPMRVGIPVADLTAGLFCALGILTALLERDVSGEGQWVQTSLLQAQIFMLDFQASRWLMEKDVAKQAGNNHPTSIPTGVFKTSDGYINIATTGGRIWERCAQAIGAPELVTNPDYATAPARSKNRDALNEVIGKLTEKKSTETWVRELNEAGVPCGPIYSIDQMFDDAQVKHLGIAQHVPNDENRHIQLVGQPVTLSRTPSSMAARPPEFGEQTEEVLAEFGFARDEIAELRQRKVV
- a CDS encoding M10 family metallopeptidase C-terminal domain-containing protein; the protein is MFWDEGDPYPLADAAAASVESLEVYAGKPVASIATLADYLVNGYWQYENRIAHHWASNTITYNISGLNSAEQFLALSALQAWSEVANITFVQTSGSANITFTHNGTMQAYATGSWYGSGAIASMTVNISTDWVTTDGGANDGKTGIDSYAYQTYIHEIGHALGLGHQGPYNGSASYSTNATYANDTWQYSIMSYFSQPNYSGSSYRYVVTPQMADIYAVASMYGAATSTRTGDTVYGFNSNAGAVFNFSTYTSAPALTIYDSGGNDTLDCSGYSAAQTIDLRSGAFSSVGSLVNNIGIALNAVIEKAIGGSGNDTLIANGWGCTLSGGGGADTLIGGAGNDQLIGGSGVDTLTGSSSGDTFVFLVGDSSATSGQHDRITDFVSGADRIDLSGFDAISSTGSYDQFKFIATAAFHGAAGELNYFYSSSTGVTTLQGDTNGDAVADFAIDLTGNLVLTADDFLWGVIWKMGSVADFNGDGRSDVLLQNNDGTVSVWDSGQPSGSHSISGSGAVPNSSNIAGAADFDGNGKGDILWRDDDGTVFVWDDGNSSAAHVVSAPGGVQATSSIAGTGDFDGNGRDDILWRDDNGAVFIWDNGQASNTHTVSNAGVVPASWHITAVGDFDANGRSDILWQNDNGTVSVWDNGQVAGAHWISSPNVVASSWHIIGAGDFDGNGRDDILWRNDNGAVSIWDNGQIATAHIIVGAGVVPSAWHIVGIGDFDNNSHDDILWQNENGTVSVWDNGQISGAHWVSGPGSVSAGWHIA